In the genome of Halococcus agarilyticus, one region contains:
- a CDS encoding DUF5805 domain-containing protein, with product MASETDADQKVVKAYVPAYQKEEWREHANELEMSQSEFIKIMVQAGRRDFTFSSDEAGQMDTVDEAPGVEGLESRVLNVLDDGYCSWDELVESLIENIEERLETTLQRLQSENQVRYSGRHGGYTIENSDGD from the coding sequence ATGGCGAGCGAGACGGACGCCGATCAGAAAGTCGTCAAAGCCTACGTTCCAGCGTATCAGAAAGAAGAGTGGCGAGAACACGCGAATGAGCTGGAGATGAGTCAGAGCGAGTTTATCAAGATCATGGTGCAAGCTGGCCGACGTGATTTCACCTTCAGCTCCGACGAGGCCGGACAAATGGATACTGTGGACGAAGCCCCTGGGGTCGAGGGCCTCGAAAGCCGAGTGCTCAACGTTCTCGACGATGGGTACTGCTCGTGGGACGAACTCGTCGAATCGCTTATCGAGAACATCGAGGAACGACTCGAGACCACGCTCCAACGCCTTCAGAGCGAAAACCAGGTCCGGTACAGTGGCCGTCACGGAGGGTACACTATCGAGAACTCCGATGGCGACTGA
- a CDS encoding tyrosine-type recombinase/integrase translates to MATEATEATDDAIAYFVQDLEYHGRSERTREAYERVLRRFEEFLADPDRCSGGPLMPAEAGRRECMAWIHSIRATHSQSTVATYASYLHRFYAYMTQVETFESNPMALVVEEMDETIEKDPQRRDIPLSAMCRFVGSVDHPLDQAVLVTLLKTGMRVGELCNLDLRDLALDDEDLNAAYPLGDRGQLSGRSESMYVASDVSQGDAVNGEERGASNKRRRATMIPVDDELHAMLKRWLAVRPDAVSAAEPLFLSTRDDWGERLTPPMVRSLVSKRARTMGWYESGGGATENVTPHYFRHFFTTHLRDRTGDRGVVKYLRGDVADDVIDTYTHNWGDRVRNVYENNIYRILDR, encoded by the coding sequence ATGGCGACTGAAGCAACCGAGGCAACCGACGATGCGATCGCGTATTTCGTTCAGGACCTCGAGTACCACGGGCGTTCGGAGCGCACGCGCGAGGCCTACGAGCGTGTCCTCCGGCGGTTCGAGGAGTTCCTCGCGGACCCCGACCGATGCTCCGGTGGCCCACTCATGCCGGCCGAGGCCGGACGGCGTGAGTGCATGGCATGGATCCACTCGATCAGAGCAACGCACAGTCAGAGCACGGTAGCGACCTACGCTTCCTATCTACATCGGTTCTACGCCTACATGACACAGGTCGAAACGTTCGAATCGAACCCCATGGCGCTCGTGGTGGAAGAGATGGACGAAACCATCGAGAAGGACCCTCAGAGACGGGACATTCCGTTATCGGCGATGTGCCGGTTCGTCGGGAGCGTTGACCACCCGCTCGACCAAGCAGTACTCGTGACGCTGCTGAAAACCGGCATGCGCGTGGGTGAGCTCTGTAACCTCGATCTGCGGGACCTCGCGCTCGATGATGAGGACCTCAACGCAGCGTATCCCCTCGGCGATCGAGGTCAGTTGAGCGGTCGATCCGAGTCGATGTACGTCGCAAGCGACGTGAGTCAGGGGGATGCCGTCAACGGTGAGGAACGGGGTGCTTCGAACAAGCGGCGACGCGCGACGATGATTCCAGTCGACGACGAGCTCCACGCCATGCTCAAACGGTGGCTTGCCGTTCGTCCTGACGCCGTTTCGGCCGCTGAACCGCTGTTTCTCAGCACGAGGGACGACTGGGGAGAGCGCCTCACGCCACCAATGGTGCGCTCGCTCGTCTCGAAGCGCGCTCGAACGATGGGCTGGTACGAGTCCGGCGGCGGTGCGACCGAAAACGTCACTCCCCACTACTTCAGGCACTTCTTCACGACACACCTCCGGGATCGTACCGGCGACCGCGGTGTCGTCAAGTACCTCCGCGGCGACGTCGCCGACGACGTGATCGACACCTACACCCACAACTGGGGCGATCGAGTCCGAAATGTATACGAGAACAACATATACCGGATTCTTGACCGATAA